From the Juglans microcarpa x Juglans regia isolate MS1-56 chromosome 3D, Jm3101_v1.0, whole genome shotgun sequence genome, the window GCGATCAAGCTCCTTTCTCCACATCCACCACATTGTCCTATTACTTTTTGTATCTTCTATGGGAAACATTGAAGATGACAGGTAATTCTCTTCCAATATTAGCTTAAACGCAGGAGCTACATTATCAACCACAGTAGAACCCCATGGACAGTGCCAATGTTTACCCACATCCAAGCTCTTACAAAGTTTACGACAGCCAGAGTTAGCATCATCATCTGAATATTCTGCTACAATTTCCCAGGTTATTTAGGATGTTATAAATAAGTACTAGTGCTATGTGAGATTTCCATGAATTTGCATGCCTCTGTTAAGATAAATACCTTCTCTGACAGGATCCACGGGCAGAAGTAAGACAACAGGTTGACTCATAGAGTTGAAGCGTGACACTAGCATCCATGCACTAACACATGTAGGATAAAGCAGCAAATTTTTTAGTAATCTAGCATAAGCACCTCCAAGCAAACTCATGCAAACCACTGTCACGCCAGGAAGGCCCGCAAAGAATTTTGTTACAAATTCTTCAAGTTTCTGAGTAGAGTCAGGTGCAAGCCTGCAACAGGATAAAGAGACTGATTCAGTTAGAGTGATTTGATGCTTCAGTTATAAAAGCAGCAGGTACAACCTCAGCAAGTTGCTTGTTTCTTCTCCTCTGCAGGTCGAGCCAGGAACATATGGACCCTGAAAATACAATTTATTAACCTATGAAACAGCATATGCTACTTATGCACAGGAGAACCACCAAATGACTAAAAAACATAACACCAAACTTTCCCTCGtcgtttctttttattttcacataGGACCAAGATTCATATGCTTTGCATGCATATCTAAGGAAGTATCCAAAGGTGTAAGCAACAGTTGCGTTCTGAAAATGCTTGGAAATGGTTGAAATGATGAGCGTATAATCTCAAATAAAGGGGAAGTTCACAAAACTTGACATAGATGACATGTTCAATCACAAGATTAAGTGATTGGGCCAAAAAGTGCACTGAAAGGATAGGCAACAGATACACTTGCAGGCATACCTCAGCATCCACAAGGTGTTGGACTTTGGATCTCCCAgtcatatttgaaaataattggtAATTAAGATGAGTGCCAAGTGAAGCTTGATGAAAATATGAAGCCCATTGATAGTCAGTGAGCGCTTTGCAGGAAGATAGCAATGGAAAAAGCTTAGTTGAGGCAGAAAGTACATACACAGTAGCCAGTAGTTGAGAAACCTGTTGTATCAGTAAATGGTAATAGTTAATCAACTTGATTACATGAAAGGAAGTCGACTTGAGCAAGAGAAGAAAGAGCTTTCAAAAGTCCTAACTGCAACATGTGGAAGCCAAGGTAAAAGTGGAAGTGGAATCAACCTGGGCTGAACTCTAAAAGTCCAAGGTCCAATGCGGGTTTATCTTtttatcgtttttttttttttttttttttttttttggtgcataGAACAGGACCAACACTATATCCAACTTGACCCAGTAAGCTGAAGTCCAAATCAGTTTTATTGGCAAGGAGACAAGCATTATGTCCGCATATCTGATTCAAAAAGTCCTAGACTAACACTAACAATGTCAATGCAATCAGATCCATTCTAAAACCCATTGTCTTTAAATCAAAACAggaattttatacaaaaatagaTAACCATTGTGAGGGTCTTTTTTAATCTGtaaattttaataaaccattattaaaaaattcttaaaattgatattagGTTCAAAGTCAGATGATCCAAAACTATCTTCTCAGCCATATAATTCAGTATCACCTTTTTATAATGAGGCTTAATTTCTAGTCCCCATACTAATTGAAAGCCACAGATGTAGGTAAACTGCTGAAATCACTCCTAATATAGGTCAAAATGTCACAAATCATgaccttataatttttcatcatttatacAGCTTTCAACCATGTTATAATAGAAGAATCAGAATTTAGACCTAGTCCAAGAATAATGGTCTCCCAGACGTGAAGATATCTCTACCTGCATTTTTCCAATGAgttaactatatattttttcgaCTACAACACTGAGATCAGTATCCTTAAAAATAATTCAGGGTAGCCAGACCAAGATAAATCATTGAATTGATATAAGAAACTACTCCAGTTTAGAGAAGCACATGGACAGGTCATCCAGGGAATTTGAGTTATTATGCACCAGAAATTAACAcagaccaaaaataaataagctcAAAGGATCTTCTGAAGGGAGACAAAACAACTCCCAGAGATCAAGAAAGATTCAGTATCATCAAATTATTAAGTACGGCAGTCAAAGCAATGACCAAACATTCATTATCGTCAAATATATCTAGGACAACATTGAAAGAAATAAGACAAAAAAGCCATAAAAATCaagataaagaaaatttaaagaaaGGTTGACCTTCTCAAAAAGTAGAGGAACCTCACGGCAGAGAACAAATGCCAGCATCAACCAAGACACTAGTTTTGATACATGAATGTTAAATAGATCACAGCAAGCGGTCCTGATCACAATTCCAacaaaaagagagggaaaggaaGTTATTTGCAAAAAGTCAATTACAATAAAGTAGACATTACTGCTGTGATAGATGCAGAAAATGTATATACATGCTTATGACGTAGGTATAATTTAATCGATTCTCAATTTGTTGCAAACATCGCTGAGTGAGGAGAGAATGATCTGTCAAACCTACCAACTAGGATAATATTGCGAGTGTGCCTGCAAGCATGTGAGTACAATACAAGAAAGAACGATCTTCTCATCTAAcacaaatttcaaatgaatgAGAAAGACAATGATATGAAACAAATATGGTCACGAAATCATGAGGTGACTGAGATATTAGAGaacttctaaaaaaaacaaaatccacttaCCACAGAGCATCTTCAAAGGGTATCTTAAAAAAAAGGGGAACTTGAACTTTTCACCCACAAACTAGATTAACGGTCAGATCTAAACTGAtggtaaaaattgaaaattatgcaTAGATAAAGGGTTATATTGGAACTTTTGGTAGTTTAGGGTCTAAAATGAAAATAGGTGGTAGATTGTGGGTGAGAAGTGCAGTTCCCCAAAAAAAATAAGTCAACATCAGCACATCTTATTAGGAATCTGAAATAACTGTGTTGATACCATTATCATTTCTaacaattctttgaaaaaactAGGGGAGGAAGAGAAAACACACATTTCCAGTACAGATATGaataaaatgcatgaaagatatacttttttatataagtagaACGCATGAAAAATACACAAGCACCTACAGTTACAAATACCTTGTATCCTTGGAAGGGTAACTCTTCAAAGAATACCAACATATGTTGTAAAGTATTACTGCACGCTCAACAGCGAACACATCTCCAGCAATCTCCTTCCCAAAAAAATCAAGCAAGGAAGTGAGAGGAACAGAAGAGTTGGTATGAATCTGGCCAGATGGGTTTCTGCTGACTAGGACTGCTATGCTTTGGAAAAACaattcatgtgtttcatgaatcTGACCACGGTTCCCAAAGCATTTTCCTGAAGACGAAAACATAACAGTGATAATTACAAAGTCTCCATAGTTGCAAGAATGtaatgaaagaaacaaaagcatTCTCTTCATGTGATACACCATCTTGCGAGCCCCTACTGGTTCTGCTTTTGTTTTTTAGGTTGATAAACACTTGGTGTTGGTTTCTGGTATTGGTTTCAGTCGTTTTCAAGCACTAAGGTTTTGTTTCGTCGATGAAGTGAGTGTAGTTATAAGAATTGATATAGGTTAATTGATATCACTTCAGCTACAAAATGCAGCCTATGAACTCCTACTTAACTCCAATTCCCAAAGCTCTAGTTACAGCAGCTGAAAAAGGTAGGCAAAAGAAAGGCTTTTATCAATGGCCACAAACAATTAAGGTTACATTATTGAAATGCTGCCTCCATCAACTAAGGACCAAAAATGCTGCCTCTATAAAATCCAAACTCATTCCTAAACTAAAATCACTAAAGTTGATAATATCTTCAGACATGCCTAACCTAGTTTAACAATTAGAAGCAAAATAATAACTACTTATATTAGTTAGTGCTCAagtttaaaaatgaaatgaaacttgagcactaaagtttaaaaatatagcAAAAGAAGGAACTGGGTATTTACACCTCTTACCCCCTATTTAAGTTTTGTAATGCAACAAAACTATTTTTCCCTTCATAATGAAATCAAGTGTATGTTGTACAACGGTGATCTCATAATCTGACACCCCACTCTCTACACCTCCGGCGTCTCATAATCAATGGGCAGACCACCACCACTACTTTCAGATTACTTCCGAAGGCTTTCTTTCTCTGATCTGATTGAAAAGTGGAGGAATTCCGCAAATAAAGGAAAGGGAAGCAGCCTTGAGGGATGAATAAGGTCTTCGGACTtccttttttactattttgatAGAGGGGGATGGAGAAAGTGGACAAAACAGACTCACATGTTCTGGGCATCCAAGACCCAATAATACAGTTATCTCATTCCAACACTATAGGAGTCAATTTACATATTTAAGAAGCAAGCgattttgtaaatatgtaaCATAAGAGAACAATTTCAGATGCTGGCACCTTCTAAAATGTACAAAAAACAAGGTGAATAGGATATCAAGACAAAACATCACCAATTCAATGTTCTTTTTGTTGGGGAGAGGGGGAATTGACAGATAATATATAAACTGAAAACAATTTTCAGATGCTGGCAccatctaaaattaaaaaagaacatGGTAAATAGGATATCAAGACAAAACAGCACCAATTTGATGTTCTTTTTTGTTGGGGGAAGGGTGATCGacgaaaaatatataaaattattaacttGAAAATGGCTGCAAGCATATTGTCAATAAATATGTGATCTGAAAGGAAAAGAGTAACttaatttgtgttttaaatgacACATTGTCTTTATGGGATACAAGTTCAATAGGGCCAATTTACCAAAGTGTTTGTGTGGGAGAACTACTCTGTGAATGATCAGAGCAAAATAGTTTGTACATACCCATGTCAGTGAGAAGCCTAGATGAAAGCCGTCTTCGGACAAACTCCCACTTCAGATGAACAAAATTATTCAATAACCCAGATTCTATAACTTCCATTACAAGGCACTGCCAACACCACATGTTGTTGcaaatgcattttattttaacgCCAAAAGCAGCTTTACAACTTTTTGTTTCCCGGAGTAACTCTTGCTGAGTAAATGTATTGGAGGAAGATGCATTATCACCTTTCAAATATCTTGAAACGCCGACTTGAAACTCACCAGAAGTGCTCATACTTTGGTTCTGCATAGATCGATATCTGGAACGAGTTAACCTTGAATTATTTTCAGGGATTAAACAATTCTCCTTTACCAAGGGCTTGGGAGCATTATTTCTGAACTTTTTGGCTTCCGCCTTTGTTTTTGGCACATCCCTCGTTTTTTTCCTCCTATCTTGTTCAGTTGCCACAAAATGAGCAGAATTATTACTGACACCACATTCAGCCTCTTTCACatgatttttcttaagtacTGTACTTTCAGCATTCGCCTTTTCAGGAAAAGTAACATGGTTTTTCCACACGGAAAGATTTAGTTTGTCCAGGGCCAATTTGTACAGATTTTCAGCATGCAACAATTTCTCTACAGAAATCTCTGCTTTAGTACTATCAAAAGTATTTTGTGATAAATCTCCAAGATGCTGATCAATTGTTGCTTCCATTATCAATCTACATTTAATGCAAGAAAAAGCTGTGCTAGTAtcaatcaaaattttcttggcACTTTGAAGTTCCATCTCTGCCAAATCCCAAAGTCGTTTCTTGCGGTATAGTTTTCCTGTAAAAATCCACACATATTCAGTAAGTTAGCTCACAACTAAGTTTCTTTCTAACCAAGTAGGAAGTGAACAATTAACATTCAAAGGAACAAATGCAACGAAGTATAATTTGATACCTAAGACAGAGGAGAAAGCAACTATAAATGGTGGCAAGATCTGTAAGCAAGAGATGTTTTTTCCCCAATTCAAAAAAGTTTCAGCTTCAGCTCCATTTCCAATTATTTCATGAATAATTCCAACCTGCATGTTATATGATCGTGCCAACGATTCAAATGTTAGCAAAAAAGGGCAAGAACACTGAGGTTGAGTTCAAGAACAGAAGGAAAAACAAGCCAAACCTGAAGAGTGCTTTCAAGATAACATTGGAGTACATTCCATGGACTAAGATAAACGCCATCCAAGTCCCATGAAACAGTATGAGAGGACAAAATTTCAGTAGCAACTGATCTGTGAATATGGAGATTCTTAAGGCCATATGTAAGCTTCTGAACGATATCCCCTGTGTCACTGCACCTTTCAGTCTGCTGCTCAACAGAGTACATAAATTTCTCTTGAAAAAGTTTTGTACGCAATCGATGAGCTTCTTTTGCATATGAAAGAGCCTTAAGAGAAGGAAATTCATTAGAAAACAGAAATTATAACGAGATAAAAGAGACAAGTGCATATTCAGAAGAAGCCAAGAAAATAACCCACTAAAAAGTGTAAAACATGAAGTAACTTGAGAACAGTTTGGCGGTTTTCAAGAACTTCAAAGAACTCTAGCTGACAGCCCCGGAATCAAATTGTATCTCTTCCGCCAATAAATAAGAATAGGAGGGTGAGGTCACTTGTGTCAATGGACTCCATAATCAATCTTCTTTCCTTCTattcttctttccttattttaccTTTACTTAGGCTTGTACAGTTAGCATTGTAGTCGAacatagatagagagagaatgaaTTCTTATTTTCATTAACATTCAACATCCTATACATACTACATACAAATGACCATTGTATACTCATAAACTATActaattacaaccatgtcctctAACAAGCATATTGACGGAATATATAGTTTCCATATAAGGCTAGAATGCTAGAATCACTCGGCAATTAGTTTCTTTCCATGCATAGTTCTCTtgtaaagtttatatataatatacagatCACTCAAAGGCCACTCATTCGGCCATTCACACAATATTTTGACAACTTGTTCGATCTTGTAGGTGTGAGTAGATTACCTATCAATTTCTTCAAGGGGAAACTACACTTTGCACCTCCAAATTGGTACCACTTATGCAAACCAAACCAGAGTCTAAAACATCGATATTGGTATTTGCTCTTGTAAAGGTATCTTTTTCAGGTAagattttcaactatttttttttttctttatgagtTCCTATTgcccaaagaaagaaaacaatacTTTACATCTTCCCCTGGAAAATGCATTTTACATGACCTACATGTTTAGCAGACTTTTTAAAGATTTCTTTCTTGGGCTATTCActtattttcttccatttctgtTGGTAGTTTATCCTATAATCCACAGTCATCTGTTTGCTGTGTTTCTTCCGCACAAGTTTGAAAATGTGGGTTCTAAATGCTTCCAAGTTTTTCCACTTTTTTCATCTTGCAAACTATTTATTGCCAATTAGTGtgttagtgtgtgtgtgtgtgtgtgtgtgtgtgtgtgttgattGTATGAACATTAGTATACACTAGCAACATCTTCTTTGGTCAGTGAAATCTTAAATCCAAAGTTACTCCAAGTTGATCACTTCTACATTTGTCCTATTTAAAATTCCGAGTTTAACTGCACTTTAACCTTAATGAATTATAAACAGCAGCACAAAGCCAAAGGGTTCAATATCTTGAACTCTAACTGGAAAAGATTAAATGTCAAATGGTATTAGAACTTTTCTAAAATTAGAATACAACATTCCAGGATAAAGCAACTTACAAGATTGACTCTAGGTAGCATAAATTCTAAAAGCAAACTGAACGTGAGTTACCTCAATTAACCTCCCATTTAAGATGAGTCTTTCACTCAAATCATGGTATAGATATCCAGCAAGGAACACAGAACGACTGGGCACAGGAACCTGCAATAAGAATGACAGATAAATTATATTGGCTGCAGATTAAAAATCAACAGAAGCTACTTGAGAGATTCTTACACTTGAAATGAGTTCAAATGCAGCCTCTTTCACTTCATCAACTGTGATATCTGATATAAAAGAGCTCTCAAGATTACAAGAGCCCTGggaatttggaaataaaaatgaaaaactctgTTGGAAACCAACTATTAATGGCCTGGAACCCCTTAGACAGTGTACCCAGAAATCAACAGAGTTAGAATGTCCACCACAATGCTCTGATAATTCGATGAATGCCTCATTTACAGGTGAAACACAAAGCGCATGAGTAGTCCTTCTAAACTCCCACAGCATGGCCAAGCAATTCTCCAGGGGGACATTCTTCCGTTTGAATAATCTAGACATCAGCCTATATATGTCAGTGTGAAAATCCATGCAACCCTGAGACCATAGACAAAGAGAAAGCAACGCTGTAATTGAAGGACATTATGTCAAGAAAATGCATAGAAATGTCTACTTTAGAACCTAAAGCACCTGATACAATAAAGAGACAAACCTTCATCGATAACAAATCAATAACATTATACAGTAGTAGCACTATATTTTCAGGCATGATAGAGAACGGGTCATCTGCAGAGCAATGATCTGGAACAGAAATGCTCAACCATAGATTTATGGCAGCATTAATATCTTGGAAGATTAGCTGCTTCAAAAAAAACCAAGCAATATTAagtaaaacatataaataaacatacaacatttaaagaattaattacTCAATTCTGGAGACTAGCCTTTTAAGCATTAACACCTTTGAGTTTGGTTCAATTTCCTGGGTACATAGTGCACGTAAGCAATACGTCACAGCTAATTGATGACGAGTTGGGATTCCACGGCTACATGCTTCAACACGTGCCTCTTTCTGTTTGAGTAACTAATTCATGACGGTCAAAAACACAAATCCAGAAAGAGCAAGGACTAAATATTTAGTCAATGATgaagacaaagaaaaaacagaacTAAATAACTTACAATTGTAGATATGGAATCAGATAGACACTGAATACAGTCCTTCAAACCTTCGATTCCACAGGCCCTTAATGCCATTCCTTTTCTAACTAAAAGTCTTGACTTTTGTAAACAACTATCAGGTGTAACATACACATCTTGCAGGAGGATGTCTATAATTTTCATTTgcattttataacaaaattctGGGTACAGAGCACTCATTTCCTCGTATGCAAGCAGCTCCTAAACAAATTCATGAAAGAGATGGATAGAAAATAGCTGAGCCACActtcataattattatttttttctaagtaaGAAAGTCATAAAATCTTGACAGAGGCCTGACCTGCTCTAGGATTATGCCAATTGCCCTCTTGTACACTTTTGTAGAAGATGACAGCAAAAAGTACAAGATTAGAGCACTATCCCCCTCATTCAAATCCTTACAACGTCTACATTCTATCTGCATATCAAATGATGATATGGCTGAGGaagcaagaaaaattataatgacaaCATTTGAAAACTTGCAAAACATACCTTTACCCACTGTCTCACCAAAGGCACTGGCGCCGGCAACCTTTCAATGACCTTTGCAGCAGCAGACCAATCTTCCAGGCACTCTGCAATTACTCTTTCTGCCTTATGATGGTCACATTGATGGAGAACATCCAAAAGAAAAGCACCTCTtgtgcatgcatcattaacaaATTCTATAAAAGAATCTTCGGAAAGATCACCAACTAACCCCTCTGATTTCTGTACAGAAAATTGGCACAGATGTTTAACACAAGTCCATGACGCCCTGCAACATAATTTCAATGCCTTCGAAGCCTGCAAATGTAGAATCAATTCTTAACTTAAACAAACCAGAAGCTTTAAAGCCAATAACGTACAGTCAGATAATGTAgaaaaaaaagtcacaaaatgtCAGAGGGTAGGAACAAAAAGATCCGATCAAGTGCTCGCTACCCCGGCTGCATACAAGCAATAACTTAACAACATCAAAGCAGGGTAATAAAAGTGATATTATAGCAGCAACCAAATCCACCTCACTCGCTGGCACCTGCACTGCCCTTTTGCAATTCCAACGTAAACAACCACAAATAATAGAAGCAAACAATCCATCAAAACGATTAGGATGAGATTTCCTAAAACGcaattaaaaagttttttaaaaaaaggagtGTGACTCTAAACTGAAAAGGttcaaatcttaaataaaattatggaaGCAACCAGTTAAAACCGCAGGAcgctattaaaaaaaacactaaaagaaCATGTGCtgctaaaagtaaaaaaataccTCTTTGACTTGCTTACTTCTGTacaaaaatacaccaatattgTGAAAAGAGGCAAATAGGTGTTTAAGCTCTTGAGGTTGAATCCATTCACTGGTAATAATGTGCTTAACTAAGTGAGTGTTACCCTGAAAAAAGAGAGGTAAAAAAACTAGCTTGATTGAGACACATATAACATTTTGTCCCACAGTAAGTAAATAGAACCAAAATAAATGAGCTAGTAAAAGCTCATGCTTAGGTCATCAAAATATTACACAATGAGAAAGCCAACCTTCATGTTGAGCTTTGTTCTTATGGAGAGGGTAAAAGCTGCGACAGCAACGGTAAGTACAGCTTTTCTGTTTTCATCGaatccgtctctctctctttcatacGAACAACTAGTCGCATGAAGAAACAAATTCAGAGAAGCCTTATTGCTAACTTGATTCATCTATAAACCATGCCAGTAAACAATAAAGAAGTAAAAactcccaaaataatatatatacataagttTCAGCCATCCATAACTCTTCTTGGGCACAACACTTTAGAATTCATTCTTTCATGGACCCTTTTTGCTGATATTTAAGACTAAGACaaggaaatgaaatataaataaaaatctaaaaagtgCATCTCAAATGCTAGATTGGTGAATCAGTATTAAATGTGATATTTATTCTCCACAATTCTATCCAAATGAATCATAAGAAAAAATGAGGACCAATACCA encodes:
- the LOC121255348 gene encoding separase isoform X5, which encodes MIIRLYAAGLYLINSDVKSRGDGLTSADGAKNESAIRVLRDDGKILQNLAALLGSCDSYFDIDCKENCVKYTDSACQICSQLSSDYEVSMPCKHRKRKASLVVYLNALKFLCHPLAELVNSERKQLIGENEDAFVTTKLYIIQDALYHFADIFLSCQSCSYERERDGFDENRKAVLTVAVAAFTLSIRTKLNMKGNTHLVKHIITSEWIQPQELKHLFASFHNIGVFLYRSKQVKEASKALKLCCRASWTCVKHLCQFSVQKSEGLVGDLSEDSFIEFVNDACTRGAFLLDVLHQCDHHKAERVIAECLEDWSAAAKVIERLPAPVPLVRQWVKIECRRCKDLNEGDSALILYFLLSSSTKVYKRAIGIILEQELLAYEEMSALYPEFCYKMQMKIIDILLQDVYVTPDSCLQKSRLLVRKGMALRACGIEGLKDCIQCLSDSISTILLKQKEARVEACSRGIPTRHQLAVTYCLRALCTQEIEPNSKLIFQDINAAINLWLSISVPDHCSADDPFSIMPENIVLLLYNVIDLLSMKGCMDFHTDIYRLMSRLFKRKNVPLENCLAMLWEFRRTTHALCVSPVNEAFIELSEHCGGHSNSVDFWVHCLRGSRPLIVGFQQSFSFLFPNSQGSCNLESSFISDITVDEVKEAAFELISSVPVPSRSVFLAGYLYHDLSERLILNGRLIEALSYAKEAHRLRTKLFQEKFMYSVEQQTERCSDTGDIVQKLTYGLKNLHIHRSVATEILSSHTVSWDLDGVYLSPWNVLQCYLESTLQVGIIHEIIGNGAEAETFLNWGKNISCLQILPPFIVAFSSVLGKLYRKKRLWDLAEMELQSAKKILIDTSTAFSCIKCRLIMEATIDQHLGDLSQNTFDSTKAEISVEKLLHAENLYKLALDKLNLSVWKNHVTFPEKANAESTVLKKNHVKEAECGVSNNSAHFVATEQDRRKKTRDVPKTKAEAKKFRNNAPKPLVKENCLIPENNSRLTRSRYRSMQNQSMSTSGEFQVGVSRYLKGDNASSSNTFTQQELLRETKSCKAAFGVKIKCICNNMWCWQCLVMEVIESGLLNNFVHLKWEFVRRRLSSRLLTDMGKCFGNRGQIHETHELFFQSIAVLVSRNPSGQIHTNSSVPLTSLLDFFGKEIAGDVFAVERAVILYNICWYSLKSYPSKDTRTACCDLFNIHVSKLVSWLMLAFVLCREVPLLFEKVSQLLATVYVLSASTKLFPLLSSCKALTDYQWASYFHQASLGTHLNYQLFSNMTGRSKVQHLVDAEGPYVPGSTCRGEETSNLLRLAPDSTQKLEEFVTKFFAGLPGVTVVCMSLLGGAYARLLKNLLLYPTCVSAWMLVSRFNSMSQPVVLLLPVDPVREAEYSDDDANSGCRKLCKSLDVGKHWHCPWGSTVVDNVAPAFKLILEENYLSSSMFPIEDTKSNRTMWWMWRKELDRRLGKLLRNLEDSWLGPFRYVLLGEWSNRKHLDLVHKKLVHDLKSKCKLEVNESLLNVMLGCSKDAFEEAGVLQLCLRRGYHVDEVGYRDEANRGTSFNASNGIEKQDELAFQLVKEAVKKLEGEDSVNREAIILVLDCEVQMLPWENLPILRNQEVYRMPSVGSISAALDRSHHHQEQVGKIVASFPLIDPLDAFYLLNPSGDLSSTQIEFEKWFRDQNLEGKAGSAPTAEELIAALKSHDLFIYFGHGSGAQYIPGHEIQKLENCAATLLMGCSSGSLMLNGCYVPQGTPLSYLLAGSPVIVANLWEVTDKDIDRFGKAMLDAWLRERSSCSLGCVQCDLLCAELEAMTVRGCKGNARRKTQRKKSPEACETSLFKEDFCDHRRKIGSFMAQAREACTLPFLIGASPVCYGIPTGIRRAKDL
- the LOC121255348 gene encoding separase isoform X3; translation: MASASESSLLSKLESSESTGIYSLFSDYLHPFSDLTNPKKPYKSIDHSIIRPLAKKFLPFLNLTLSLLPKRLSDPHNFNDQFALELFHIYRLCLDCLESVSSQLSCKPYSVHVQRIRMVHCMVACGRYGDAEDEGFRVLESFKGINFGVKKSAKSAGKFVPDVEGGGSDKEFAFLVVELVVTLVKCAAMGQIKDDEVYRRVLVLTEEVRPWFRVLDANAYEKLHRVLVTYLGKCTLLLVGELACFDEKLVRTLCYAALTEYEKSSLTDQIYKFARRICSSLFSLQEDRSSLIIEILICVLDSIARECKFEMENPGIEYVDLVSYCANKCRTASANLCIPMATHLNKIAGDSHQVRPPFDMIIRLYAAGLYLINSDVKSRGDGLTSADGAKNESAIRVLRDDGKILQNLAALLGSCDSYFDIDCKENCVKYTDSACQICSQLSSDYEVSMPCKHRKRKASLVVYLNALKFLCHPLAELVNSERKQLIGENEDAFVTTKLYIIQDALYHFADIFLSCQSCSYERERDGFDENRKAVLTVAVAAFTLSIRTKLNMKGNTHLVKHIITSEWIQPQELKHLFASFHNIGVFLYRSKQVKEASKALKLCCRASWTCVKHLCQFSVQKSEGLVGDLSEDSFIEFVNDACTRGAFLLDVLHQCDHHKAERVIAECLEDWSAAAKVIERLPAPVPLVRQWVKIECRRCKDLNEGDSALILYFLLSSSTKVYKRAIGIILEQELLAYEEMSALYPEFCYKMQMKIIDILLQDVYVTPDSCLQKSRLLVRKGMALRACGIEGLKDCIQCLSDSISTIKEARVEACSRGIPTRHQLAVTYCLRALCTQEIEPNSKLIFQDINAAINLWLSISVPDHCSADDPFSIMPENIVLLLYNVIDLLSMKGCMDFHTDIYRLMSRLFKRKNVPLENCLAMLWEFRRTTHALCVSPVNEAFIELSEHCGGHSNSVDFWVHCLRGSRPLIVGFQQSFSFLFPNSQGSCNLESSFISDITVDEVKEAAFELISSVPVPSRSVFLAGYLYHDLSERLILNGRLIEALSYAKEAHRLRTKLFQEKFMYSVEQQTERCSDTGDIVQKLTYGLKNLHIHRSVATEILSSHTVSWDLDGVYLSPWNVLQCYLESTLQVGIIHEIIGNGAEAETFLNWGKNISCLQILPPFIVAFSSVLGKLYRKKRLWDLAEMELQSAKKILIDTSTAFSCIKCRLIMEATIDQHLGDLSQNTFDSTKAEISVEKLLHAENLYKLALDKLNLSVWKNHVTFPEKANAESTVLKKNHVKEAECGVSNNSAHFVATEQDRRKKTRDVPKTKAEAKKFRNNAPKPLVKENCLIPENNSRLTRSRYRSMQNQSMSTSGEFQVGVSRYLKGDNASSSNTFTQQELLRETKSCKAAFGVKIKCICNNMWCWQCLVMEVIESGLLNNFVHLKWEFVRRRLSSRLLTDMGKCFGNRGQIHETHELFFQSIAVLVSRNPSGQIHTNSSVPLTSLLDFFGKEIAGDVFAVERAVILYNICWYSLKSYPSKDTRTACCDLFNIHVSKLVSWLMLAFVLCREVPLLFEKVSQLLATVYVLSASTKLFPLLSSCKALTDYQWASYFHQASLGTHLNYQLFSNMTGRSKVQHLVDAEGPYVPGSTCRGEETSNLLRLAPDSTQKLEEFVTKFFAGLPGVTVVCMSLLGGAYARLLKNLLLYPTCVSAWMLVSRFNSMSQPVVLLLPVDPVREAEYSDDDANSGCRKLCKSLDVGKHWHCPWGSTVVDNVAPAFKLILEENYLSSSMFPIEDTKSNRTMWWMWRKELDRRLGKLLRNLEDSWLGPFRYVLLGEWSNRKHLDLVHKKLVHDLKSKCKLEVNESLLNVMLGCSKDAFEEAGVLQLCLRRGYHVDEVGYRDEANRGTSFNASNGIEKQDELAFQLVKEAVKKLEGEDSVNREAIILVLDCEVQMLPWENLPILRNQEVYRMPSVGSISAALDRSHHHQEQVGKIVASFPLIDPLDAFYLLNPSGDLSSTQIEFEKWFRDQNLEGKAGSAPTAEELIAALKSHDLFIYFGHGSGAQYIPGHEIQKLENCAATLLMGCSSGSLMLNGCYVPQGTPLSYLLAGSPVIVANLWEVTDKDIDRFGKAMLDAWLRERSSCSLGCVQCDLLCAELEAMTVRGCKGNARRKTQRKKSPEACETSLFKEDFCDHRRKIGSFMAQAREACTLPFLIGASPVCYGIPTGIRRAKDL